TCAAAAAGGAGGTGTGTGTCTGTCCTGTCTATAAAAAAAGCACACCCTTTTAAAAGGATGTGCTTCATACATTATTGTTCTGTTTGATGTTCTTTCGTGTCAGGTATTTCTCCGTTCTCGATATCATCTCGAATGCTCTTGTCCCAAAGTTTCACACCGCTACGATAGGCAGCTCTTGAAATCATGTGGCCGGCAACTGGTGTCGTCAATAAGACGAATATGATACCAAGTATGAGCTTGCCACTTACAATCCCTTGTTCAATGTACAAGTAAAGAAAAGCCCCAATCAAAATGCCTGATACGCCTAGTGTGGCACTCTTCGTTGCAGCGTGTAAACGTGTGTACACATCAGGAAAGCGAATAATTCCGATTGATCCAGAGAGCATGATGAATGTTCCAATCAATAGGCATACCATAATCACGATGTCCCAGAACATCTCAATCCACGTCTCGATCAATGATAACACCCTTTTCCAAGAACTTCGCCACTGCAACGGTTCCTATAAACAACAGGATTCCGATTAGAAGGATGACGTCGTTCAGTTTAGTTGTGACAATCAGTACAGCGATTAACGCCGCAAGTCCCATCAAGTTAATGCCAATCGTATCAAGTGATACAGCGCGGTCCGGGTTCGTAGGACCTTTAATGGCACGATAAAGCAAGAGGATGATGGAGATGGACGAGGCGACAATACAAACCATGGTGACGTTCTCGAGCATGGCCTTAGTGAATTCTGGAGTCATATTATCGTGTAACCTCCTTAATTGCTTTCTCGAACGTTTCTTTAATAGAGCGAATATCCTCTTCTACGTCTTCAATGTTCATTGCATGGACATAGATTGTGGAATGATCGTTCGATACTGCAATGGAAAGCGTACCTGGCGTCAGTGTAATTAAGTTAGCCAGTAAAGTAATCTCCCAATTGCTCTTCACATCAAGTGGAACAGCAAATATTCCTGGGTCTACATCGAGCTTAGGTTTGTAGACGTATTTAAGGATTGAAATGTTTGAGAGAAGAAGCTCTTTAATAAATAGGAAAATCAGTTTAATAATGCTTACGACGCGCTTCATATAGAATTCATCCGGAATAAAGCGTCGGAGTACAAATAAGAGCAATACTCCAATGAAATACCCGACAATAAAGGAGCTAAGGCTGTAACTCTCAGTTAAGAATGTCCACATAAAGGCTATCGTAATGTTTAAGACAATTT
This genomic interval from Pontibacillus halophilus JSM 076056 = DSM 19796 contains the following:
- the mnhG gene encoding monovalent cation/H(+) antiporter subunit G, producing MIETWIEMFWDIVIMVCLLIGTFIMLSGSIGIIRFPDVYTRLHAATKSATLGVSGILIGAFLYLYIEQGIVSGKLILGIIFVLLTTPVAGHMISRAAYRSGVKLWDKSIRDDIENGEIPDTKEHQTEQ
- a CDS encoding Na(+)/H(+) antiporter subunit F1, coding for MLENVTMVCIVASSISIILLLYRAIKGPTNPDRAVSLDTIGINLMGLAALIAVLIVTTKLNDVILLIGILLFIGTVAVAKFLEKGVIIDRDVD
- a CDS encoding Na+/H+ antiporter subunit E, whose amino-acid sequence is MTFQIVLNITIAFMWTFLTESYSLSSFIVGYFIGVLLLFVLRRFIPDEFYMKRVVSIIKLIFLFIKELLLSNISILKYVYKPKLDVDPGIFAVPLDVKSNWEITLLANLITLTPGTLSIAVSNDHSTIYVHAMNIEDVEEDIRSIKETFEKAIKEVTR